In Luteibaculum oceani, one DNA window encodes the following:
- the polA gene encoding DNA polymerase I: protein MSDKRLFLLDAYALIYRAYYAFIKNPRINSNGLNTSAIYGFTNTVVDLIRSEDPTHIAVCFDVSGPTENHMAYAEYKANREETPEDIRIAIPYIYKILEAFNIKTYGLEGYEADDIVGTFAKQAEKAGFTTYMMTSDKDYAQLVSENIFMYRPAKSGKKPEIWGIPEVQEKFGVSTPEQVIDFLGMMGDKVDNIPGIPGVGEKRAKDLIAEFGSMEGLYENTDKLKGKLKENVEANKEQAFLSKQLARINQNVPLEWDPNETIRQEPNKDQLRELFGELEFRTLSQRVLGEKLTVASSSNQQTSLFGDDENEEIAEEGTSMRTIEDVKYDYQLLEGQAGMATLKEVLSEADAFCFDTETTDLDVWKADLIGMAFSTKAGTGYYLLLEGTKQEKTNFLQELQPFFSDATKIKIAHNLKFDAGILAQFGLELKNPVFDTMVAHYLINPDMRHGMDALSEAYLNYQPISIEDLIGKKGKSQKSMDTVDKERVAVYAAEDADITFQLYELFSKKLKELNAEKLFTDLEMPLVEVLLEMETHGIKLDADMLKAQSEKMVEDIQQLEKSIYQHAGTEFKISSPKQLGEILFDRLKITDKPKKTKSGQYATSEDILVKYKENHPIIEDIMGYRQLMKLKSTYVDALPQLINEKTGRIHTSFNQTVAATGRLSSNNPNLQNIPIRTERGREIRTAFVPSDSNHTLIAADYSQVELRIIAALAKDENMIQSFRDKKDIHAATAARVFGVNIDEVNREQRSRAKAVNFGIIYGQSAFTLADQLGIKRGEAKELIDNYFNQYPAIKAFLENQKELARKQGYVETIMGRRRYLADINSRNAIVRGFAERNAVNAPIQGSAADIIKKAMIDIHHWLSESKLKTKMVLQVHDELLFDVPNEEIEALCKGVEERMENAVSLAVPLEVEIGKGSNWLEAH, encoded by the coding sequence ATGTCGGATAAACGTCTTTTTCTACTCGATGCTTACGCTTTAATATACCGTGCTTATTACGCGTTTATTAAAAATCCTAGAATCAACTCCAACGGCCTAAATACCTCCGCTATTTATGGTTTTACTAATACGGTAGTCGATCTAATTAGAAGCGAAGACCCCACCCATATTGCTGTGTGTTTTGATGTTTCGGGTCCAACGGAAAATCACATGGCTTATGCCGAATACAAGGCAAACCGAGAGGAAACCCCAGAGGATATTAGAATAGCGATTCCATACATCTATAAAATTTTAGAGGCCTTTAATATTAAAACCTACGGCTTAGAAGGCTACGAAGCCGACGACATCGTTGGAACTTTTGCAAAGCAAGCTGAAAAAGCAGGGTTTACCACCTATATGATGACCTCGGATAAAGACTACGCTCAACTGGTATCGGAGAATATTTTCATGTACCGCCCTGCTAAATCCGGAAAAAAACCAGAAATCTGGGGTATTCCAGAAGTTCAAGAAAAATTTGGAGTAAGCACCCCAGAACAAGTCATAGACTTTTTAGGTATGATGGGAGATAAGGTGGATAACATCCCAGGTATCCCAGGTGTAGGAGAAAAACGTGCCAAGGACCTTATTGCAGAATTTGGTTCTATGGAAGGATTGTATGAAAATACCGACAAGCTAAAGGGCAAACTAAAAGAGAACGTAGAAGCGAATAAGGAGCAGGCCTTTTTGAGTAAACAATTGGCTCGTATAAACCAAAACGTCCCATTGGAGTGGGATCCAAACGAAACGATAAGGCAAGAACCCAACAAGGATCAATTAAGAGAACTCTTTGGCGAACTGGAATTCAGAACTCTGAGCCAACGTGTTTTAGGTGAAAAATTAACGGTAGCAAGCTCTTCCAATCAACAGACCTCCTTATTCGGAGATGATGAAAACGAGGAAATAGCTGAGGAAGGTACTAGCATGCGGACCATAGAGGACGTAAAGTACGATTACCAACTTCTGGAAGGGCAAGCGGGAATGGCCACCTTAAAGGAAGTGCTTTCCGAAGCCGATGCCTTCTGTTTTGATACCGAAACAACCGATTTGGATGTATGGAAGGCCGATTTAATAGGCATGGCATTTTCTACCAAAGCTGGAACTGGTTATTACCTCCTTTTGGAGGGCACAAAACAGGAGAAAACAAATTTTCTGCAGGAATTACAGCCTTTTTTTAGTGATGCTACCAAAATTAAGATAGCCCATAACCTAAAATTCGATGCTGGTATTCTCGCCCAATTTGGCCTGGAATTAAAAAACCCCGTTTTCGATACCATGGTAGCACACTACCTTATCAATCCAGATATGCGTCATGGGATGGATGCCCTATCGGAAGCCTACCTCAATTACCAACCTATTTCGATTGAAGATTTAATTGGGAAAAAAGGAAAATCCCAAAAGTCGATGGATACGGTAGATAAGGAAAGGGTAGCCGTTTACGCAGCCGAAGATGCCGATATCACTTTTCAGCTTTACGAACTTTTCTCCAAAAAACTGAAAGAACTAAATGCCGAAAAGCTATTCACCGACCTAGAAATGCCTTTGGTAGAGGTATTGCTTGAAATGGAAACGCACGGTATTAAGCTAGATGCTGATATGCTAAAAGCCCAATCGGAGAAAATGGTTGAAGACATTCAGCAACTTGAAAAATCCATCTACCAGCATGCCGGAACCGAATTTAAAATTAGCTCACCAAAGCAATTGGGAGAGATTTTGTTCGACCGCTTAAAAATTACCGACAAGCCGAAAAAGACCAAGTCGGGCCAGTATGCTACCAGCGAAGATATTTTGGTTAAATACAAAGAGAATCATCCCATAATTGAAGATATTATGGGTTATCGCCAGCTGATGAAACTTAAGTCTACCTATGTAGATGCCTTACCTCAACTTATTAACGAAAAAACGGGGCGTATCCATACCAGTTTTAACCAAACGGTAGCGGCTACAGGAAGACTAAGCTCCAACAATCCCAACTTGCAGAATATCCCTATTAGAACCGAGCGAGGTAGAGAAATTCGAACTGCTTTCGTTCCATCAGATAGTAACCACACCCTAATTGCTGCCGATTATTCTCAAGTAGAATTACGCATTATTGCGGCTTTGGCTAAAGACGAAAATATGATTCAGTCTTTCCGAGATAAAAAGGATATCCATGCAGCAACCGCGGCGAGAGTTTTTGGGGTGAATATAGATGAGGTAAATCGCGAACAAAGATCCCGAGCTAAAGCGGTGAACTTTGGAATTATTTATGGGCAATCGGCTTTTACCTTGGCAGATCAATTGGGAATAAAACGAGGTGAGGCAAAGGAACTTATTGATAATTATTTCAATCAATATCCAGCTATAAAAGCCTTCTTAGAAAACCAGAAGGAATTGGCAAGGAAACAAGGGTATGTGGAAACCATCATGGGCAGACGCCGTTATTTAGCAGATATCAATTCACGAAATGCCATTGTTAGAGGTTTTGCAGAGCGAAACGCGGTAAACGCTCCTATACAGGGTTCAGCAGCAGATATCATCAAAAAAGCGATGATAGATATTCATCATTGGTTATCAGAAAGCAAACTTAAAACCAAGATGGTTTTACAGGTGCACGATGAATTGCTTTTTGATGTTCCGAACGAAGAAATTGAGGCGCTGTGCAAAGGAGTTGAAGAACGCATGGAAAATGCGGTATCACTTGCCGTACCGCTTGAAGTGGAAATTGGAAAGGGAAGCAATTGGCTGGAAGCCCATTAA
- a CDS encoding BT0820 family HAD-type phosphatase: MEQSGLRIAVDFDGTIVEHKYPAIGKEMLFAFETLKQLQKKGHTLILWTYRIGEDLEAAVEYCKENGVEFYAVNANHPEEQWTPEIPRKLDVDLFIDDRNVGGFLGWSEIWQRLHPESGPLDYQLKNPDAHKNFPNESNSGGFWKKLFS; this comes from the coding sequence ATGGAACAAAGCGGATTGCGGATTGCAGTTGATTTCGATGGCACCATAGTAGAGCATAAATATCCTGCTATTGGGAAAGAAATGCTTTTTGCTTTCGAAACCTTAAAGCAGTTGCAGAAAAAAGGCCATACTTTGATTCTCTGGACCTACAGAATTGGCGAAGATTTAGAAGCTGCAGTGGAGTATTGCAAAGAAAACGGCGTGGAATTTTACGCTGTAAATGCAAACCACCCAGAAGAACAATGGACTCCAGAAATTCCTAGAAAACTGGATGTAGATTTGTTTATCGACGATAGAAATGTTGGAGGATTTTTGGGGTGGAGTGAAATTTGGCAACGACTGCATCCAGAATCTGGCCCCCTAGATTATCAACTTAAAAATCCCGATGCCCATAAGAACTTCCCGAATGAAAGTAACTCGGGTGGATTTTGGAAAAAACTTTTTAGCTAA
- the map gene encoding type I methionyl aminopeptidase, translating into MIKLKSAEEIELIRQSALVVSKTLGEIAKVIKPGITPLDLDKLAEECILDLGAKPGFKGMYDYEFTLCTSVNEQVVHGIPDKRPLQEGDIISVDCGSYMNGYYGDHAYTFCIGEVKPEVKKLVDTTLECLYKGIAETKAGNRIGDLAFAIQNHAETNGYGVVRELVGHGLGKDLHEKPEVPNYGKRGRGTMLKNGMTLAIEPMINMGVKEVKQLSDGWTIVTADGKPSAHFEHDVAIINGQPEILSTFKYVEEALGLDVTA; encoded by the coding sequence ATGATCAAGCTTAAATCGGCTGAGGAAATAGAATTAATACGCCAAAGTGCGTTGGTAGTAAGTAAAACATTGGGTGAAATTGCCAAGGTAATTAAGCCTGGAATTACTCCTTTAGATTTAGATAAACTTGCAGAAGAGTGCATTCTAGACCTAGGTGCTAAACCTGGTTTTAAAGGGATGTACGATTACGAGTTTACCCTTTGCACATCGGTAAATGAGCAAGTTGTACACGGCATTCCCGACAAACGCCCCCTACAAGAAGGCGACATCATTTCTGTTGATTGCGGATCCTACATGAATGGATACTACGGAGACCACGCATATACCTTTTGTATCGGCGAGGTTAAACCCGAAGTAAAAAAATTGGTGGATACCACCCTGGAATGTCTTTACAAAGGAATTGCAGAAACCAAAGCTGGAAACCGAATCGGAGATTTGGCTTTTGCCATTCAAAACCATGCCGAAACCAATGGTTACGGGGTAGTTCGTGAATTGGTTGGCCACGGTTTAGGTAAAGACCTCCACGAAAAACCAGAAGTTCCCAATTATGGTAAGCGCGGAAGGGGTACCATGCTTAAGAACGGTATGACGCTAGCTATTGAACCTATGATAAACATGGGAGTTAAGGAAGTAAAGCAACTTTCTGACGGTTGGACCATAGTAACCGCCGATGGCAAACCAAGTGCCCATTTTGAGCACGATGTAGCCATTATTAACGGTCAACCCGAAATATTATCCACTTTTAAATACGTAGAAGAAGCCCTAGGCTTAGATGTTACAGCATGA